In one Coccinella septempunctata chromosome 6, icCocSept1.1, whole genome shotgun sequence genomic region, the following are encoded:
- the LOC123315568 gene encoding uncharacterized protein LOC123315568 yields the protein MSQTHILPLFLILLAPVEGEREMIFEMKTSYEEADNGTLLCYLKCKSDRIQYTVDSSIFLDLINIFPDEKFFILDGAIRNIMLECMGSNLSTKTCGENYSRCKPLISKFSNISGENSTCCLQEIYPDKSKLDWRNFLGFPEGTECLMKCIKAQTSIFNKKGEADASNVYRNTEFVDIIPEKKQTFRRCVLNGSGVHTCEEIIHLYICFFRNMKKADSREWLYP from the exons CAAACACATATTCTGCcactttttttaattttattagcTCCAGTGGAG GGCGAAAGGGAGATgatattcgaaatgaaaacttcTTATGAAGAGGCTGACAATGGCACCTTGTTATGCTACTTGAAGTGTAAGTCGGACAGAATTCAATATACAGTAGATAGCAGTATATTCTTAGACTTGATAAATATCTTTCccgatgaaaaatttttcatactTGACGGAGCTATCAGGAATATAATGTTAGAATGTATGGGATCCAATCTATCAACGAAAACTTGTGGGGAGAACTACAGCAGATGTAAACCTCTTATATCGAAG TTTTCGAATATAAGCGGTGAAAATTCAACATGCTGCCTCCAGGAGATCTATCCGGATAAGTCGAAGCTAGACTGGCGCAATTTCCTGGGTTTTCCAGAGGGAACGGAATGTCTGATGAAATGTATTAAAGCGCAAACAAGTATTTTCAATAAGAAGGGGGAAGCTGATGCTTCGAATGTATACAGAAATACGGAATTTGTTGATATTATTCCAGAAAAGAAACAAACTTTCAGGCGCTGTGTACTCAACGGATCTGGCGTTCATACTTGCGAAGAGATAATTCATCTTTATATTTGCTTTTTCAGGAACATGAAGAAAGCTGATTCCAGGGAATGGCTTTATCCTTAA